The stretch of DNA ACGGCGACATGCCGGGCCGGGTGGAACTCTGGCCCTTCGTGACCCGCGACGATGCCCCGGACGACGCCGAGTGGTGGCAGCCCATCGACCGGCCGCTGCCGTCCGATCCGCCGCAGGTGCTGGCGGCCCGGATCGCCGCGCGGCTGCGCGACATGCTGGACCGCGGCGCGATGCTGCCGCTGAAGGGCGGGGCCGCGCGCCCGGTCTCGGCCGGCGACGTGCTGATCCTGGTGCGCAGTCGTGGCACGCTGTTCCATGCGATCCTGAAGGCGCTGAAGGACGCCCGGATCCCCGTGGCGGGCGCCGATCGGCTGAAGGTGATGGCACATCTGGCGGTGCGGGACCTGTTGTCGCTGCTCAAGGCGGTGGCGACCGAGGGCGACGACCTGTCGCTGGCCGAGGCGCTGCGCTCGCCACTGATGGGCGTGTCCGAGGCCGGGCTCTACCGGCTTGCGAAGGACCGCCGCGGAACGCTGGCCGAGGCGCTGGAACAGGCGGGCGAGGATCATCCGCTTGCCGTCGCGGTCTGGCGGGATCTGCGCCGGCAGGCCGATTTCCTGCGCCCCTACGAGATGCTCGAGCGGGTCCTGATCCGTCACGGCGCCGCCGCCCGCATCCGTGCCCGGATGGGCGCCGAGGGAGAGGAGGCGGTGGCGGCCTTCCTTCAGCTGGCGCTGGATTACGAGCGGGTCGAGCCGCCCAGCCTGACCGGCTTCATCGACTGGCTGTCCTCGGCCGATCCCGAGATCAAGCGCCAGCTCGATCCGGCCTCGGGCGAGGTGCGGGTCATGACCATTCACGGCGCCAAGGGGCTCGAGGCGCCCATCGTCATCCTGCCCGACACCGCGCCGCCGCGTGGCAACCGGGGCCGGTCGATGCTGCGGCCGCTTGGGGCAAGGGCCGTGGCGCTGGCCGGCACCGCCGCCGACCGGCCGCGCGCGCTGGCGCAGGTCGAGGAACAGGCGGCGGCCCTTGCGCAGGAGGAACGCTGGCGTCTGCTTTACGTTGCCCTGACCCGCGCCGAAAGCTGGCTGATCGTGGCCGGTGCGGGCGACAAGGAGGGCGATCCGGAAACCAGCTGGTACGCCGCGATCCGCGATGCCATGGCGGCGCTGGGCCCGGTGGAAGCGGCGGACGGTGTGCAGGTACTGTCGAGCGACTGGCCCGAACTTCCGGCGCAGCGGCCGCGCGACGCGGCCCCGGCAGCGCGGCAGCCCTTGCCGGACTGGGTGCTGGAAAGGCCCGAAGCCCCGCCAGCCCCCGAACTGGCGCTTGCGCCATCGCGCGAGGGTGCGGCGGCCAAGGATGCCGCGGTGCGGGCTGCGTCCGAGGCGACGCAGGAGGCGGCGATGCTGCGCGGCACGCGGCTGCACCTGCTGCTGGAACACCTGCCGGGGCGGGATCCGGCCACGCGCGACGCCCTGGCACGGCGACTGCTCTGCGAGGGGGACGAGCCTGCGACCCCCGAAGAGGCGGCGGCGCTTCTGGCAGAGGCGGCGGCGCTGGTGGACGATCCCGCGCTGGCCTGGATCTTTGCGGATCACGGGCTGGGCGAGGTCGCGCTGGCAGGGCGGGTCGATGCGTTGGGCGGGCGTATCGTGCGCGGCCAGATCGACCGGCTGCTGCCTGGGGCAGAGGAGGTCTGGGCCATCGACTTCAAGTCCGACGCCTTCGTGCCCACGACTGCGGATGAAATCCCCGAGGCCTATGCCGTGCAGATGGCGCTTTACCGGGCGGCGCTGGGCCAGATCTATCCGGGCAGGCCCGTGCGCATCGCGCTGCTCTGGACCCGTGCGCGCCGCCTGATCGAGGTGCCTCTGGCCCGGATGGATGCGGCACTGGCAACGCTCGGGGGGCATTGACCCGCCTCTCCGCGCTACTTACGTTGTGGCCAACGCGAATGATCGCCGCAAGATATGGAGGCCAGCAATGGCAACAGTGAAAGTGACCGACGGCACCTTCGAGGCCGAGGTCGTGAATTCCGACATCCCCGTCGTGGTGGATTTCTGGGCCGAATGGTGCGGCCCCTGCAAGCAGATCGGCCCGGCGCTGGAAGAGCTGTCCGTGCTCTACGAGGGCAAGGTCAAGATCGCCAAGGTGAACGTGGACGAGAACCCCGGCGCGCCGAGCCAGCTGGGCGTGCGCGGCATTCCGGCGCTGTTCCTGTTCAAGGATGGCAAGGTCGTGTCGAACAAGGTCGGCGCCGCGCCCAAGGCGGCCCTGCAAAGCTGGATCGACGGCGCTGTCTGATCCGCGCCGTCAGTGCTGGAACACACGAACCCCGGCGGTCCTTCGCCGGGGTTTTTCGTTTATGGACGCCTCAGCCGTTCTCGCGCAGGACGCCGCCCGCAAGGTAGAGCGAGCCACAGATCAGGATGCGCGCATCCGGGGCGCTTGCGGTGATGGCGCGGATCGCGCTAGCCACGTCCTCGGCCCGTACGACCTCGGAAAATCCTGCGCGCGCGGCGGCCGCGGCCGTGGCGGCGGCGGGCAGGGTGGCGGTCTCGCCCGGGATGCTGACGGCATGCAGGCTTTGCGCCACGCCGGCCAGCGGCCGGAGATAGCCCTCGACATCCTTGGTGGAAAGCATGCCACAGATCAGGTGCAGCGGGCGCGGGGACAGCCGCGTCACCGCCTCGGCCAGGGCGATCCCGGCGGCCGGGTTGTGCCCGCCATCGAGCCACAGTTCCGCCCGCCCCGCCAGGTCCACCAGCGGCCCGCGCCGCAGATGCTGCAACCGCGCGGGCCAGACCGCATCGGTCAGCGCCCGCTCGGGATTGCCGCGGCCAAGCAGCTTCAGCGCGGTGATCGCCGTGCCCGCATTGACCACCTGGTGCGCCCCGATCAGCCGCGGCAGCGGCAGGTCGATCAGCCCGTCCCCGTCCTGATAAGCGGCGCGGCCATGTTCTTCCCAGATCTGCCAGTCGCGGTTGCCGACGCGCAGCGGCGTGCCCAGCCGGTCGGCGGTGGCAAGGATCACCTCCTCGGCCTCGGCCACCTGGGGGGCTATCGCCGCCGGCACGCCGGGGCGCAGGATGCCTGCCTTTTCGCCGGCGATGGCGGCGATGGTGTTGCCCAGGTATTGCTCGTGATCGCGCGAGACGGGCGTGATCACGCAGACATCCGGAGAAATGACGTTGGTCGCATCAAGCCGGCCGCCAAGGCCCACTTCGATCACGGCGAAATCCGCGGGAACGCGGGAATAGGCCAGAAAGGCCGCCGCGGTCGTGATCTCGAAATAGGTGATCGGCGCACCGCCATTCGCGGCCTCGCATTCGGCCAGCATCTCGGCCAGGAAATCCTCGCCGATGGTCTCGCTCGCGACGGTGATCCGCTCGTGAAACCGCGCCAGGTGCGGCGAGGTGTAGGCGTGGACCTTCAGCCCCTCCGCCTCCAGCCCGGCGCGGATCATGGCCTGGGTGGAACCCTTGCCGTTTGTCCCCGCGATCAGCACCGAGGGCGGCAGCTTGCGCTCCGGGTTGCCCAGCGCGGTGAGGATGCGTTCCATCCGGCCAAGGGACAGGTCGATCACCTTGGGATGCAGCGTCATCAGCCGCGACAGCAGGCTGTCGCTGGGCTCGAGCGTCACTTGGTCTTTTCCTTGTCCGCGGCCTTTGCCGGCTCCGGCTTCGGCGCAGGAAGTTCCGCCGCGGCAGGGGCGGGCAGGTCGCCATGCACCATCGGCGGCTGCTTCATCAGCATGTGCGTGATGCGGCCCAATTCGTAGCGCATGTCCTTGCGGCTTACCACGCGGTCGATCATGCCGTGCTCCAGCAGGTACTCGGACCGCTGGAACCCCTCGGGCAGGGTTTCGCGTATGGTCTGCTCGATCACCCGCGGCCCGGCAAAGCAGATCAGGGCGTTCGGTTCGGCGATCTGCACGTCGCCAAGCATCGCGTAGCTGGCGGTCACCCCGCCGGTGGTCGCGTTGGTCAGGACGACAACATAGGGCAGCCCCGCCTCCTTGAGCATCTGCACCGCCACTGTCGAGCGCGGCATCTGCATCAGCGACAGGATCCCCTCCTGCATGCGGGCGCCGCCGGCGGCCGAGAACAGGATGAGGGGGCATTTCAGCTTCACCGCGCGTTCGGCCGCGGCGATGATCGCGTTGCCGACATACATGCCCATCGAGCCGGACATGAAACGGAAGTCCTGCACCGCGATCACGGTCTTCATCCGACCCAGTTCGCCCTCGGCCACCAGCATGGCGTCATGGCCCTCGCTGTCCTTGCGGGCATCGCGCAGCCGGTCGGTGTATTTCTTCTTGTCGCGGAAATGCAGCGGATCGGCCAGCGGCTCGGGCACCGGGACGTCCACATAGATCCCGCCGTCGAACAGGTTCGCGAACCGCTGCCGCGGCGAGATGTACATGTGGTTGTTGCAGTTCGGGCAGACGTTCAGCGCGTCCGACAGTTCCCGGTGGAACAGCATCTGCCCGCACTCGTCGCATTTCGTCCACAGGTTCTCCGGCACCTCGCGGCGCGAGAAGAGAGAGTTTATCTTCGGGCGGACGTAGTTCGAGATCCAGTTCATGGCCGGCTGCCCCTTGCTGCTGGTCGGCGTCTGTTTACTGCCCTCTCACCGGGGTTGCAATCGCGCATCCCGGCGGCGGATCAGCAGCAGATAGACGCCGTAGGCCGCCAATATAAGCCCGATGTTCAGCAGGATCATCGGCCGCACCGTCGCGATGTCGCTCAGGTCGATCGGGTGCAGCCACAGGCTCAGCGCGCCGAAGGGCCCCGGCACCGCCACGATCAGCAGGCCGAGGCAGTTGTTGGCGAAGTGGATGCCCGTCGCCGCTGCGATCCCACCGGTGCGGGCGGTGACATGGCCCGCGATCACCCCGATCAGCATGGGGGCAAGCAGCACCAGCCAGCCATTCGCGCCAAAGGCGGCGGCGTTGGGCAGGTGCAGTGCGCCGAAGATCACCGCCGGCCCCCCGATCCAGATCAGCGGGCTGCGGAACCGCGCTGCAAGCTGGCTTTGCAGGTAGCCGCGGAACACGAGTTCCTCGGCGAAGACCTGGACAAAGGTCGCGACCAGCGCCGGGGCGAGCCAGAACAGCCAGACCCCGAGAGAGAGGTTGCGGTTGTAGTCCTGGAAGACATGCGAAATCCCGACCGCCCCGATCCCGAGGGCGAGAAAAAGCGCCGAGACGTGGAAGAACTCCCGCCAGGCGAAGCCGCCCTTGCGCGACAGGATCGGCCCGAGGCGGCTGCGATGCAGCAGCCGAAGCCCGAGCATGATCCCCAGGATGAAACCCGAGAAGGTCAGCAGGATCGCCACCAGCGACAGCGGGCTGCCCATGCCCGCTATCTGCGCAAGGGATTGGCCGAGGGGGGCGCCGGTCGCCAGGCTCGATGCCTGCGCGAAGATGTAGAAGATCGCCACCGTGGCGGCGGTCTGCCCCGCAACAACGAAAGCCCCCGTCAGCAGCCAGCGCCAGAGGGTGGCGCGGCCTGCCAGCGGGGCGGTCTGGTCGAGATAGGCTTGGA from Halovulum dunhuangense encodes:
- the addA gene encoding double-strand break repair helicase AddA; the encoded protein is MTQPRDAATEAQVRAARPDATTWVAANAGSGKTRVLTDRVARLLLRGTDPQRILCLTFTKAAAGEMQNRLFRRLGEWAMLEDGALRTELGKLDEGAQAISAAHLARARTLFARALETPGGLKIQTIHSFCEALLRRFPLEAGVSPQFEVLEERQGAQLRAGILERLADDPASGFADLAPHVLAADVEPDGLLTDILSLRDRFGLDPDGAELGRVFGLDRPAPDPLAVLDAATLATLISVLDEKGGKVEKTCCLALIAQRDGLPGAIEQMQAAFLTATGAPRKLKATKAVEAALPQTGDLLAALAEGLLAHLDHGKAVAAHAKARALIRFGRVFLDAYEAAKLELGVLEFDDLIRGADALLSRAEAAEWVKYKLDGGIDHVLVDEAQDTSPEQWRVIDALVAEFFAGLSARNEARTLFVVGDEKQSIYSFQGADPRAFGAQATRYRGQLADVAQALEECDLLHSFRSAPPVLALVDKVFESRSQAEGGGGTRHIPFHGDMPGRVELWPFVTRDDAPDDAEWWQPIDRPLPSDPPQVLAARIAARLRDMLDRGAMLPLKGGAARPVSAGDVLILVRSRGTLFHAILKALKDARIPVAGADRLKVMAHLAVRDLLSLLKAVATEGDDLSLAEALRSPLMGVSEAGLYRLAKDRRGTLAEALEQAGEDHPLAVAVWRDLRRQADFLRPYEMLERVLIRHGAAARIRARMGAEGEEAVAAFLQLALDYERVEPPSLTGFIDWLSSADPEIKRQLDPASGEVRVMTIHGAKGLEAPIVILPDTAPPRGNRGRSMLRPLGARAVALAGTAADRPRALAQVEEQAAALAQEERWRLLYVALTRAESWLIVAGAGDKEGDPETSWYAAIRDAMAALGPVEAADGVQVLSSDWPELPAQRPRDAAPAARQPLPDWVLERPEAPPAPELALAPSREGAAAKDAAVRAASEATQEAAMLRGTRLHLLLEHLPGRDPATRDALARRLLCEGDEPATPEEAAALLAEAAALVDDPALAWIFADHGLGEVALAGRVDALGGRIVRGQIDRLLPGAEEVWAIDFKSDAFVPTTADEIPEAYAVQMALYRAALGQIYPGRPVRIALLWTRARRLIEVPLARMDAALATLGGH
- the trxA gene encoding thioredoxin → MATVKVTDGTFEAEVVNSDIPVVVDFWAEWCGPCKQIGPALEELSVLYEGKVKIAKVNVDENPGAPSQLGVRGIPALFLFKDGKVVSNKVGAAPKAALQSWIDGAV
- a CDS encoding glutamate ligase domain-containing protein; the protein is MTLEPSDSLLSRLMTLHPKVIDLSLGRMERILTALGNPERKLPPSVLIAGTNGKGSTQAMIRAGLEAEGLKVHAYTSPHLARFHERITVASETIGEDFLAEMLAECEAANGGAPITYFEITTAAAFLAYSRVPADFAVIEVGLGGRLDATNVISPDVCVITPVSRDHEQYLGNTIAAIAGEKAGILRPGVPAAIAPQVAEAEEVILATADRLGTPLRVGNRDWQIWEEHGRAAYQDGDGLIDLPLPRLIGAHQVVNAGTAITALKLLGRGNPERALTDAVWPARLQHLRRGPLVDLAGRAELWLDGGHNPAAGIALAEAVTRLSPRPLHLICGMLSTKDVEGYLRPLAGVAQSLHAVSIPGETATLPAAATAAAAARAGFSEVVRAEDVASAIRAITASAPDARILICGSLYLAGGVLRENG
- the accD gene encoding acetyl-CoA carboxylase, carboxyltransferase subunit beta, yielding MNWISNYVRPKINSLFSRREVPENLWTKCDECGQMLFHRELSDALNVCPNCNNHMYISPRQRFANLFDGGIYVDVPVPEPLADPLHFRDKKKYTDRLRDARKDSEGHDAMLVAEGELGRMKTVIAVQDFRFMSGSMGMYVGNAIIAAAERAVKLKCPLILFSAAGGARMQEGILSLMQMPRSTVAVQMLKEAGLPYVVVLTNATTGGVTASYAMLGDVQIAEPNALICFAGPRVIEQTIRETLPEGFQRSEYLLEHGMIDRVVSRKDMRYELGRITHMLMKQPPMVHGDLPAPAAAELPAPKPEPAKAADKEKTK
- a CDS encoding CPBP family intramembrane glutamic endopeptidase, producing the protein MSPAIQAYLDQTAPLAGRATLWRWLLTGAFVVAGQTAATVAIFYIFAQASSLATGAPLGQSLAQIAGMGSPLSLVAILLTFSGFILGIMLGLRLLHRSRLGPILSRKGGFAWREFFHVSALFLALGIGAVGISHVFQDYNRNLSLGVWLFWLAPALVATFVQVFAEELVFRGYLQSQLAARFRSPLIWIGGPAVIFGALHLPNAAAFGANGWLVLLAPMLIGVIAGHVTARTGGIAAATGIHFANNCLGLLIVAVPGPFGALSLWLHPIDLSDIATVRPMILLNIGLILAAYGVYLLLIRRRDARLQPR